The following coding sequences are from one Diprion similis isolate iyDipSimi1 chromosome 9, iyDipSimi1.1, whole genome shotgun sequence window:
- the LOC124410463 gene encoding probable 28S ribosomal protein S16, mitochondrial → MPKMPWHPASGTGIVTAENAKKVIRLARYGCTNRPFFHIVVTESFKEVRAPPIEQVGTFDEVVNEKNEKLVSLNFERIQYWIANGAQMSKPVAELLGLSGFFPIHPRSYMLAWRNRQTADAEAAAATATAAESAKQETKAKDS, encoded by the exons ATGCCGAAGATGCCATGGCACCCCGCTTCCGGAACTGGAATAGTAACGGctgaaaatgcgaaaaaagttatcagacTCGCACGGTACGGCTGTACAAACAGACCTTTCTTCCACATCGTTGTTACGGAG TCGTTTAAAGAGGTTCGTGCACCGCCGATCGAGCAAGTGGGAACTTTCGACGAGGTCGTAAacgaaaagaatgaaaaactgGTCTCCCTCAACTTTGAAAGGATACAATACTGGATTGCTAATGGAGCCCAAATGTCAAAACCTGTGGCAGAATTACTTGGCCTTAGTGGATTCTTCCCAATTCATCCGAGATCCTACATGCTGGCTTGGAGAAATAGGCAAACTGCAGATGCCGAGGCTGCAGCCGCgactgctactgctgctgaaTCTGCGAAGCAAGAAACCAAGGCGAAGGATTCTTGA